The following are encoded together in the Mesoterricola sediminis genome:
- a CDS encoding aldehyde ferredoxin oxidoreductase family protein yields MDIDFTLRTEYHAELERVRASRKVLKELTFTPSLPERGYNGRTLHVDVGTLAVAEKPVTAQMKDVFVGGRGFGLWYLWNAVKPTTRWNDPENEIIISPGPVSGITQYSGTGKSLVVSLSPQTGIPIDSNVGGYFGPFLKFSGFDALELQGKAEDEVILFIDGQKGVMRFERIEGCPEDSHVLAEVLTALYAEDDADRVNVSVVSSGAAARNSLIGMLNFSWFDQRRGCIRLKQAGRGGIGTVFRDKKILAVVCRGPRIKPDLNHVADKEVLAQTAIKYHMEIRNNDPHQCMMRRNGTAHIVEIMDAYDLLPVHNFQYGSHPDTNRIDSAYWQQRCTQRTSDGCWYGCSMACAKGADGLVLKTGPYKGHMVTVDGPEYENAAGLGSNCGVFDPDYLLELNFYCDTYGICTITWGTLCAFVMECYQRGILNLERTGGLELTWGNAEADLEMMHQLARGEGFGLIAGQGVHGMKRIFAERGWGDPALLQDIGMEVKGLEYSQYMSKESLAQQGGYALTNKGPQHDEAWLIFMDMVNKQLPTFEDKAEALYYFPLFRTWFGLNGFCKLPWNDVVPSDNGTTSEPAKVPEHVQNYVDVFNATTGMKIDKDELIHQSAKVYNFQRVFNIRMGKGLRQHDVPPYRSVGPVSREEYESRAERYDKQMREEIGVDPEGKSLEEKMAITREFRMNRYFKLMDSVYQRRGWTPDGVPTQARLKELGLDVFPEVVEVVKAHGG; encoded by the coding sequence ATGGACATCGACTTCACGCTCCGCACGGAGTACCACGCGGAGCTCGAGCGCGTCAGGGCCTCCCGGAAGGTGCTCAAGGAGCTGACCTTCACCCCCAGCCTCCCCGAGCGCGGCTACAACGGCCGCACCCTCCATGTGGACGTGGGCACCCTCGCGGTCGCCGAGAAGCCCGTCACCGCGCAGATGAAGGACGTCTTCGTGGGCGGCCGCGGCTTCGGCCTCTGGTACCTCTGGAACGCCGTGAAGCCCACCACGCGGTGGAACGACCCCGAGAACGAGATCATCATCAGCCCCGGCCCCGTCTCCGGCATCACCCAGTACTCGGGCACCGGCAAATCCCTCGTCGTCTCCCTCTCCCCCCAGACGGGCATCCCCATCGACAGCAACGTCGGCGGCTACTTCGGGCCTTTCCTCAAGTTCAGCGGCTTCGACGCCCTCGAGCTCCAGGGCAAGGCCGAGGACGAAGTGATCCTCTTCATCGACGGGCAGAAGGGCGTGATGCGCTTCGAGCGGATCGAGGGCTGCCCCGAGGACAGCCACGTGCTGGCCGAGGTCCTCACGGCCCTCTACGCCGAGGACGACGCGGACCGGGTGAACGTGTCCGTCGTCTCCAGCGGCGCCGCCGCGCGGAACAGCCTCATCGGCATGCTCAACTTCTCCTGGTTCGACCAGCGCCGGGGCTGCATCCGCCTCAAGCAGGCCGGCCGCGGCGGCATCGGCACCGTCTTCCGGGACAAGAAGATCCTGGCGGTGGTCTGCCGCGGGCCCCGCATCAAGCCCGACCTCAACCACGTGGCCGACAAGGAAGTGCTCGCGCAGACCGCCATCAAGTACCACATGGAGATCCGCAACAACGACCCCCACCAGTGCATGATGCGGCGCAACGGCACCGCGCACATCGTGGAGATCATGGACGCCTACGACCTCCTTCCGGTGCACAACTTCCAGTACGGCTCCCACCCCGACACGAACCGCATCGACTCGGCCTACTGGCAGCAGCGCTGCACCCAGCGCACCTCCGACGGGTGCTGGTACGGCTGCTCCATGGCCTGCGCCAAGGGCGCCGACGGCCTCGTCCTCAAGACCGGCCCCTACAAGGGGCACATGGTCACGGTGGACGGCCCCGAGTACGAGAACGCGGCCGGCCTGGGCTCCAACTGCGGCGTCTTCGACCCGGACTACCTCCTCGAGCTCAACTTCTACTGCGACACCTACGGCATCTGCACCATCACCTGGGGCACCCTCTGCGCCTTCGTCATGGAGTGCTACCAGCGCGGCATCCTGAACCTGGAGCGCACCGGCGGCCTCGAGCTGACCTGGGGCAACGCAGAGGCGGACCTGGAGATGATGCACCAGCTGGCGCGCGGCGAGGGCTTCGGCCTCATCGCCGGCCAGGGCGTGCACGGCATGAAGCGGATCTTCGCCGAGCGCGGGTGGGGCGATCCGGCCCTCCTGCAGGACATCGGCATGGAGGTGAAGGGCCTGGAGTACAGCCAGTACATGTCCAAGGAGTCCCTGGCCCAGCAGGGCGGGTACGCCCTGACCAACAAGGGCCCCCAGCACGACGAGGCCTGGCTGATCTTCATGGACATGGTGAACAAGCAGCTCCCCACCTTCGAGGACAAGGCCGAGGCGCTGTACTACTTCCCCCTGTTCCGCACCTGGTTCGGCCTCAACGGCTTCTGCAAGCTGCCCTGGAACGACGTGGTGCCCAGCGACAACGGGACCACGAGCGAGCCCGCCAAGGTCCCCGAGCACGTGCAGAACTACGTGGACGTCTTCAACGCCACCACGGGCATGAAGATCGACAAGGATGAGCTCATCCACCAGTCCGCCAAGGTCTACAACTTCCAGCGGGTCTTCAACATCCGCATGGGCAAGGGCCTCCGCCAGCACGACGTGCCCCCCTACCGCTCCGTCGGCCCCGTCAGCCGGGAGGAGTACGAGAGCCGCGCCGAGCGCTACGACAAGCAGATGCGCGAGGAGATCGGCGTCGATCCCGAAGGGAAGTCCCTGGAGGAGAAGATGGCCATCACCCGCGAATTCCGCATGAACCGCTACTTCAAGCTCATGGACAGCGTGTACCAGCGCCGGGGCTGGACCCCCGACGGGGTGCCCACCCAGGCCCGCCTGAAGGAGCTGGGGCTGGACGTCTTCCCCGAGGTCGTGGAGGTCGTCAAGGCCCACGGCGGCTGA
- a CDS encoding 4Fe-4S binding protein gives MRQLRIDLTKCNYGKDCAHECESACATRVFKLDDPALAALHIRDHGDGTGTTILCDQCGDCVVVCPAEALKRNKLGVVMINKSLCVGCYMCVGFCEKEAFERNPDWAEPYKCTSCGICVKACPHAALEIVDVPEPAYRII, from the coding sequence ATGAGACAGCTGCGCATCGACCTGACCAAGTGCAACTACGGCAAGGATTGTGCCCACGAGTGCGAATCCGCGTGCGCCACCCGGGTCTTCAAGCTCGACGATCCCGCCCTGGCGGCCCTTCACATCCGGGACCACGGGGACGGCACGGGGACCACCATCCTGTGCGACCAGTGCGGCGACTGCGTCGTCGTCTGCCCCGCCGAAGCCCTCAAGCGCAACAAGCTGGGCGTCGTGATGATCAACAAGTCCCTGTGCGTGGGCTGCTACATGTGCGTCGGCTTCTGCGAGAAGGAGGCCTTCGAGCGGAACCCGGACTGGGCCGAACCCTACAAGTGCACGTCCTGCGGGATCTGCGTGAAGGCCTGCCCCCACGCCGCCCTCGAGATCGTGGACGTCCCCGAGCCGGCCTACCGGATCATCTGA
- a CDS encoding ABC transporter ATP-binding protein encodes MSALLEVSGLKVDLGGVQVLDVPRLEVAAGTVLALIGPNGSGKTTLLKTLAGLLPAREGRIAFDGAPLGPDYRRRVTMVFQAPLLFDLSVRGNLESGLRLRGLQAEERNVRVTEAAARFGLTELLGRSARHLSGGEAQRTSLARAFALRPELLVLDEPFSALDPPTREGLVTDLARVLRETRTTALMATHDQAEALRLADRIAVLREGRVAQEGPVAEVFHAPVDAFVAGFVGMETVLTGRVASAHAGEFRVDVGPCQVVALGGAGVGEEVRLGIRPEHVTLGRGPAGPTSARNAFTGRVAALVPMGPFVRVEVDCGFPLAAYVTPASRDDLALAEGTEVTAAFKATSVHLLRP; translated from the coding sequence GTGAGCGCCCTCCTGGAGGTCTCCGGGCTCAAGGTGGACCTGGGCGGAGTCCAGGTGCTGGACGTGCCCCGGCTGGAGGTGGCGGCCGGCACCGTCCTGGCCCTCATCGGCCCCAACGGCTCCGGCAAGACCACCCTCCTCAAGACCCTCGCCGGCCTCCTGCCCGCCCGGGAGGGCCGGATCGCCTTCGACGGCGCGCCCCTGGGTCCGGACTACCGGCGGCGGGTGACCATGGTCTTCCAGGCCCCCCTCCTCTTCGACCTGTCCGTGCGGGGCAACCTGGAATCCGGCCTCCGGCTCCGGGGGCTCCAGGCCGAAGAAAGGAACGTCCGGGTGACCGAGGCTGCCGCCCGCTTCGGCCTGACCGAGCTCCTGGGCCGTTCCGCCCGCCACCTTAGCGGCGGGGAGGCCCAGCGCACGAGCCTCGCCCGGGCCTTCGCCCTGCGGCCGGAGCTCCTGGTCCTGGACGAGCCTTTCTCGGCCCTGGATCCGCCGACCCGGGAGGGCCTGGTGACGGATCTGGCGCGGGTGCTGCGGGAGACGCGCACCACCGCCCTGATGGCCACCCACGACCAGGCGGAGGCCCTTCGCCTGGCTGACCGGATCGCCGTCCTCCGGGAGGGGCGGGTGGCCCAGGAGGGGCCCGTCGCCGAGGTCTTCCATGCGCCGGTGGACGCCTTCGTGGCCGGCTTCGTGGGCATGGAGACGGTGCTCACCGGCCGGGTCGCCTCCGCCCACGCCGGGGAATTCAGGGTGGACGTGGGCCCTTGCCAGGTGGTGGCCCTGGGCGGGGCGGGGGTGGGCGAGGAGGTCCGCCTGGGCATCCGGCCGGAGCACGTCACCCTGGGCCGCGGTCCCGCCGGCCCCACCAGCGCCCGCAACGCCTTCACCGGCCGGGTCGCCGCCCTGGTCCCCATGGGCCCCTTCGTCCGGGTGGAGGTGGACTGCGGCTTCCCCCTGGCCGCCTACGTCACCCCGGCCTCCCGCGATGACCTGGCCCTGGCCGAGGGGACCGAAGTCACGGCCGCCTTCAAGGCCACCTCCGTCCATCTCCTGCGCCCCTAG
- a CDS encoding ABC transporter permease: MELIWEGIKKAVELLWSLDPEVLGITFFTLKVTVLATLVSLVLGLGAGTALALNTFPGKRLLISLINTGMGLPPVVVGLFVTILLWRNGPFGGLELLYTPSAIVIAQTVIATPIIAGISVAALQQLPQDLRLQILALGATRTQMVFMLLREARLPLLAAVMAGFGGVISEVGASLMVGGNIKGETRVLTTATVMETGKGNFDVAIALSLLLLVLTFAVNAALTHLQQRERPR, encoded by the coding sequence TTGGAGCTGATCTGGGAGGGCATCAAGAAGGCCGTTGAACTGCTCTGGTCCCTCGATCCCGAGGTGCTGGGCATCACCTTCTTCACCCTCAAGGTCACCGTCCTGGCGACGCTGGTCAGCCTCGTGCTCGGCCTCGGCGCCGGGACGGCCCTCGCCCTCAACACGTTCCCCGGCAAGCGCCTCCTCATCAGCCTCATCAACACCGGCATGGGCCTCCCGCCCGTGGTGGTGGGCCTCTTCGTCACCATCCTCCTGTGGCGCAACGGGCCCTTCGGGGGGCTGGAGCTCCTCTACACCCCCTCGGCCATCGTCATCGCCCAGACGGTGATCGCCACCCCCATCATCGCCGGCATCAGCGTGGCCGCCCTCCAGCAGCTCCCGCAGGACCTGCGCCTGCAGATCCTCGCCCTGGGCGCCACGCGGACCCAGATGGTCTTCATGCTCCTCCGGGAGGCCCGGCTCCCCCTGCTGGCCGCCGTCATGGCCGGCTTCGGGGGCGTCATCTCCGAAGTGGGGGCGAGCCTCATGGTCGGCGGCAACATCAAGGGCGAGACCCGGGTCCTGACGACGGCCACGGTCATGGAGACCGGCAAGGGCAACTTCGACGTGGCCATCGCCCTGAGCCTCCTCCTGCTGGTCCTCACCTTCGCGGTCAACGCCGCCCTCACGCACCTCCAGCAGCGGGAGCGCCCCCGGTGA
- the pruA gene encoding L-glutamate gamma-semialdehyde dehydrogenase, translating to MTNALFNLPDSHNEPAVSYAPGSPERARLKAELDRQYNQVLDIPLIIGGEEVRTGNLLTAVCPHEHGHVLAHVHQAGEAEIHLAIQAALDAKADWENTPWEERAAIFNRMASLISTKYRYILNAATMLGQSKTAHQAEIDSTCETADFFRYNAKFMEQIYRQQPLSTDHTWNRVHYRALEGFVFAVSPFNFTAIGANLATAPAIMGNTVVWKPASTSILSNYYLMELYKEAGLPRGVINFVPSRGSLIGKVVLDHPSFAGLHFTGSTGVFNSMWKTVGGNLEKYRIYPRLVGETGGKDYILVHHSADLVEAATAIVRSSFEYQGQKCSACSRVYAPASKWPQLRELILGMMARIKVGDVRDFRNYMGAVIDEASYDATMRYIGLAQESPEAEIIWGGKGDKSVGWFIEPTIIVTTNPKFITMEEEIFAPVLSVYVYEDEKLDETIRVLDGTSPYALTGAIFARNRYVVNRLTAALANTAGNFYINDKCTGAVVGHQPFGGARASGTNDKAGSFLNLIRWTSPRTIKECFAPHRDFAYPFMEEE from the coding sequence ATGACCAACGCCCTGTTCAATCTCCCCGACAGCCACAATGAGCCTGCCGTCTCGTACGCGCCCGGCAGCCCGGAACGGGCCCGCCTCAAGGCCGAACTGGACCGGCAGTACAACCAGGTCCTGGACATCCCGCTCATCATCGGGGGGGAGGAGGTCCGCACCGGCAACCTGCTGACGGCGGTCTGCCCCCACGAGCACGGCCATGTGCTCGCCCACGTCCACCAGGCCGGCGAAGCGGAGATCCACCTCGCCATCCAGGCGGCCCTGGACGCCAAGGCCGACTGGGAGAACACCCCCTGGGAAGAGCGGGCGGCCATCTTCAACCGCATGGCCAGCCTGATCTCCACCAAGTACCGCTACATCCTCAACGCGGCGACCATGCTGGGCCAGTCCAAGACGGCCCACCAGGCCGAGATCGACTCCACCTGCGAGACGGCGGACTTCTTCCGCTACAACGCCAAGTTCATGGAGCAGATCTACCGCCAGCAGCCCCTGTCCACGGACCACACCTGGAACCGGGTCCACTACCGGGCCCTGGAGGGCTTCGTCTTCGCGGTGTCGCCCTTCAACTTCACCGCCATCGGCGCCAACCTGGCCACCGCCCCGGCCATCATGGGCAACACGGTGGTCTGGAAGCCCGCCAGCACCTCCATCCTCTCCAACTACTACCTGATGGAGCTGTACAAGGAGGCGGGCCTCCCCCGCGGGGTGATCAATTTCGTGCCCTCCCGGGGCTCCCTCATCGGGAAGGTCGTGCTGGACCACCCGTCCTTCGCCGGCCTCCACTTCACCGGCTCCACCGGCGTCTTCAACAGCATGTGGAAGACCGTCGGCGGCAACCTCGAGAAGTACCGCATCTACCCCCGCCTCGTGGGCGAGACCGGCGGCAAGGACTACATCCTGGTCCACCACTCGGCGGACCTGGTGGAGGCGGCCACGGCCATCGTCCGCTCCTCCTTCGAGTACCAGGGCCAGAAGTGCTCGGCCTGCAGCCGGGTCTACGCCCCCGCCTCCAAGTGGCCCCAGCTCCGGGAGCTGATCCTGGGCATGATGGCCCGCATCAAGGTCGGCGACGTCAGGGACTTCCGGAACTACATGGGCGCCGTCATCGACGAGGCCAGCTATGACGCCACCATGCGCTACATCGGCCTGGCCCAGGAGAGCCCCGAGGCGGAGATCATCTGGGGCGGCAAGGGGGACAAGTCGGTGGGCTGGTTCATCGAGCCCACCATCATCGTCACCACCAACCCGAAGTTCATCACCATGGAGGAGGAGATCTTCGCGCCGGTGCTCAGCGTCTACGTCTACGAGGACGAGAAGCTGGACGAGACCATCCGCGTCCTCGACGGCACGAGCCCCTACGCCCTCACCGGCGCCATCTTCGCCCGCAACCGCTACGTGGTGAACCGCCTCACGGCGGCCCTGGCCAACACCGCCGGCAACTTCTACATCAACGACAAGTGCACCGGCGCCGTCGTGGGCCACCAGCCCTTCGGCGGCGCCCGCGCCTCCGGCACCAACGACAAGGCCGGGAGCTTCCTCAACCTCATCCGGTGGACCTCGCCCCGGACCATCAAGGAATGCTTCGCCCCCCACCGGGACTTCGCCTACCCTTTCATGGAAGAGGAATGA
- a CDS encoding substrate-binding domain-containing protein — MKNRFLALAAGLLMGLAAHAQGTIILATTTSTQDSGLLDVLVPTFERQTGIKVKTIAVGSGQAMAMGRKGEADVLLVHSPDAEKEFMKEGVGLRRLLVMHNDFVVVGPAADPSGLRGAHTALEAFRKLAEGKAPFVSRADNSGTHAQEKKLWKAAGFEPKGRAWYLETGQGMGATLNVAAEKKANTLTDRGTWLAVRKSMPGQTILVEGDTALANIYHVIELQPGRFPRVNAAGAKAFAEFLVSPKTQAIIRTFGVDTFGSPLFFPDAGKADN, encoded by the coding sequence ATGAAAAACAGATTCCTTGCCCTCGCCGCGGGCCTCCTGATGGGCCTGGCGGCCCATGCCCAGGGAACGATCATCCTGGCGACAACCACCAGCACCCAGGATTCGGGGCTGCTGGATGTGCTGGTCCCGACCTTCGAGCGGCAGACGGGCATCAAGGTCAAGACCATCGCCGTCGGCTCCGGCCAGGCCATGGCCATGGGCCGCAAGGGCGAGGCGGACGTGCTCCTCGTCCACAGCCCGGACGCCGAGAAGGAATTCATGAAGGAGGGGGTCGGCCTCCGGCGCCTCCTCGTCATGCACAACGATTTCGTGGTGGTCGGCCCCGCGGCCGACCCCTCGGGGCTCAGGGGCGCCCACACCGCCCTGGAAGCCTTCCGGAAGCTCGCCGAGGGCAAGGCGCCCTTCGTGAGCCGCGCCGACAATTCCGGCACCCACGCCCAGGAGAAGAAGCTCTGGAAGGCGGCCGGGTTCGAGCCCAAGGGCCGGGCCTGGTACCTGGAGACGGGCCAGGGCATGGGCGCCACCCTCAACGTGGCGGCGGAGAAGAAGGCCAACACCCTCACGGATCGGGGCACTTGGCTGGCCGTCCGTAAGAGCATGCCCGGCCAGACGATCCTGGTGGAGGGGGACACCGCCCTCGCCAACATCTACCACGTGATCGAGCTTCAGCCCGGTCGCTTCCCCCGGGTGAACGCGGCGGGCGCCAAGGCCTTCGCCGAGTTCCTCGTCTCCCCCAAGACCCAGGCCATCATCCGGACGTTCGGCGTCGACACGTTCGGCTCCCCCCTCTTCTTCCCCGACGCGGGAAAAGCGGACAACTAG
- a CDS encoding winged helix-turn-helix domain-containing protein has translation MNPHARKIVRIGIPIGDHYAMGPGKADLLEAIAETGSISAAGRALGMSYRRAWLLVDEMNKCFREPLVQARLGGAKGGGAQVTELGMEALKRYRALQAQAWDAVRHALKEYGRLLAPADEFTPRRAEPLD, from the coding sequence ATGAATCCCCACGCCAGGAAAATCGTCCGCATCGGGATCCCCATCGGGGACCACTACGCCATGGGCCCCGGCAAGGCGGACCTCCTGGAGGCCATCGCGGAGACGGGCTCCATCTCGGCCGCCGGCCGGGCCCTGGGCATGAGTTACCGGCGTGCCTGGTTGCTTGTTGATGAAATGAACAAGTGCTTCCGGGAGCCCCTCGTGCAGGCCCGCCTGGGCGGCGCCAAGGGGGGCGGGGCCCAGGTCACGGAGCTGGGGATGGAAGCCCTCAAGCGCTACCGGGCCCTCCAGGCCCAGGCCTGGGACGCCGTGCGCCACGCCCTGAAGGAATATGGCCGGCTGCTCGCACCGGCCGACGAATTCACGCCCCGGCGAGCCGAGCCCCTGGATTGA
- a CDS encoding molybdopterin molybdotransferase MoeA, which translates to MLGYEEALQRVLAHAAPLPPRVLPLAEALGLAAAEDIHALEPVPPFRNAAMDGFAVRVEDAARGRLPVGGTLAAGMAHVPPLAPGTAVRIMTGAPVPPEADAVVPLEEAVAEGGEVTFLRPPRPGAHIRLPGEDIPEGGRVVPAGAVIRPAEAGVLAAIGRPTIPVRPRPRVAVLTTGNELVDAGTRPGPGQIRDANIHSLCAQVQAAGGVPLPFPRVEDTREAVAAALAAALEAADVVLTNGGISVGDFDYIKAVLEAEGAEQVFWRVAQKPGAPLGLWVLRGRPVFGIPGNPVAAMLMFEAYVRPALRSLMGYPHLHRPERTGTMAALWKRSGDPRRTEFLRVIAERSPEGLRVRLAGPQGSGILSSLVRANAIALVPEGLTSLTPGDPVRLQMLDEPEDH; encoded by the coding sequence ATGCTCGGATACGAGGAAGCCCTCCAGCGTGTGCTGGCCCACGCCGCGCCCCTCCCGCCCAGGGTCCTGCCCCTGGCCGAGGCCCTCGGCCTCGCCGCCGCCGAGGACATCCACGCCCTCGAGCCCGTGCCCCCCTTCCGCAACGCCGCCATGGACGGCTTCGCCGTGCGGGTGGAGGATGCCGCCCGCGGACGCCTGCCGGTGGGGGGCACCCTCGCCGCGGGCATGGCCCACGTGCCGCCCCTGGCGCCGGGCACCGCGGTTCGCATCATGACCGGGGCCCCGGTCCCCCCGGAGGCCGACGCCGTGGTGCCCCTGGAGGAGGCCGTGGCCGAGGGCGGCGAGGTCACGTTCCTTCGGCCGCCCCGCCCCGGCGCCCACATCCGGCTCCCGGGGGAGGACATTCCGGAGGGGGGCCGCGTGGTGCCCGCCGGCGCGGTGATCCGTCCCGCGGAGGCGGGGGTTCTGGCCGCCATCGGCCGGCCGACGATCCCCGTGCGGCCCCGCCCCCGGGTGGCCGTGCTGACCACGGGCAACGAGCTGGTGGACGCGGGGACCCGCCCCGGGCCGGGCCAGATCCGGGACGCCAACATCCATTCCCTGTGCGCCCAGGTGCAGGCGGCGGGCGGGGTGCCCCTGCCCTTCCCCCGGGTGGAGGACACCCGGGAGGCCGTCGCCGCGGCCCTCGCCGCGGCCCTGGAGGCGGCGGACGTGGTGCTCACCAACGGTGGCATCTCCGTCGGCGACTTCGACTACATCAAGGCCGTCCTGGAGGCCGAAGGCGCGGAGCAGGTCTTCTGGCGGGTCGCGCAGAAGCCGGGCGCGCCCCTGGGCCTGTGGGTCCTGCGGGGCCGGCCCGTCTTCGGCATCCCGGGCAACCCCGTGGCGGCCATGCTCATGTTCGAGGCCTACGTGCGGCCCGCCCTCCGGAGCCTCATGGGCTACCCCCACCTGCACCGGCCCGAGCGGACGGGCACCATGGCCGCCCTCTGGAAGCGGAGCGGGGATCCCCGGCGCACGGAGTTCCTGCGGGTCATCGCCGAGCGGAGCCCCGAAGGGCTCCGGGTCCGCCTCGCGGGTCCCCAGGGGAGCGGCATCCTGTCCAGCCTGGTGCGGGCCAACGCCATCGCCCTGGTGCCCGAGGGCCTCACCTCCCTCACGCCCGGGGACCCCGTCCGTCTGCAGATGCTGGACGAGCCGGAGGATCATTGA
- a CDS encoding SDR family oxidoreductase, which yields MPSPETSTRPVETPRPPFPEQQQQLPGSDQALSPQADHGETSYRGHGRLEGKAALITGGDSGIGKAVAIAFAREGADVLVSYLEAEEADAKDTARWITEAGRKAVLVPGDLSCPDTCAALVARAVEAFGKLDVLVNNAAHQRTFASLEDLTTEELEHTFKVNILAMFHLCKAALPHLRPGASIINTSSREAFTPRPDLLAYATTKGAIATFTKSLAGLLADRGIRVNAVAPGPVWTPLIPASMTKEEVSRFGTSTPWGRPAQPVELAPVYVMLASDESSYISSSIYEVTGGRPVS from the coding sequence ATGCCCAGCCCCGAAACCTCGACCCGTCCCGTCGAGACCCCCCGCCCCCCCTTCCCGGAGCAGCAGCAGCAGCTCCCCGGCAGCGACCAGGCCCTGTCGCCCCAGGCCGACCACGGCGAAACCTCGTACCGGGGCCACGGGCGCCTCGAGGGCAAGGCCGCCCTCATCACCGGCGGCGACAGCGGCATCGGCAAGGCCGTGGCCATCGCCTTCGCCCGGGAGGGGGCCGATGTGCTGGTGTCGTACCTGGAGGCCGAGGAGGCCGACGCCAAGGACACGGCCCGCTGGATCACGGAGGCCGGCCGCAAGGCCGTGCTCGTCCCCGGCGACCTCAGCTGCCCCGACACCTGCGCCGCCCTCGTCGCCAGGGCGGTGGAGGCCTTCGGGAAGCTGGACGTCCTCGTGAACAACGCCGCCCACCAGCGCACCTTCGCCAGCCTCGAGGACCTCACCACCGAGGAGCTGGAGCACACCTTCAAGGTGAACATCCTCGCCATGTTCCACCTCTGCAAGGCGGCCCTCCCCCACCTCCGGCCGGGGGCCTCCATCATCAACACCTCCAGCCGGGAAGCCTTCACCCCCCGCCCCGACCTCCTGGCCTACGCCACCACGAAGGGGGCCATCGCCACCTTCACCAAGAGCCTCGCGGGGCTCCTGGCCGACCGGGGCATCCGGGTCAACGCCGTGGCCCCCGGCCCCGTGTGGACGCCCCTGATCCCCGCCTCCATGACGAAGGAGGAGGTGAGCCGATTCGGCACCTCCACCCCCTGGGGCCGCCCGGCCCAGCCCGTGGAGCTGGCCCCCGTCTACGTGATGCTGGCCTCCGACGAATCCAGCTACATCTCCAGTTCCATCTACGAGGTCACGGGCGGCAGGCCCGTCTCCTGA
- a CDS encoding MFS transporter, giving the protein MAAPATGSRAPVPTLALMGLLGLTAGIPLSLCTGTQQAWLESRGVDIRLIGLFSLTGLPYTLKVLWSPLLDRYAPPAGGRRTGWAGVALLGFAACTALLAWTDPRAGLGPAAALSTLAFFCGASADICLDAWRTETLPFRWQGPGTSLHITGYRLGMLFAQALALRLSDVADWPWVFLATAAFVLPGALGAFTAREAAAPPGPASLRDAVLGPLAALAARRGAGETLAFMLLYKLGDNLAMLLFMPFLMQLGFTRTEIGQATRDMGLLAMVVGGVLGAWLTHRLALRTCLLLFGVGQAAAILLSYLLALSGRNLPLMWAATLVENTVFAMGSVAFLAALAALCDRGAAATQFAIFTSLSALARVFLPAPAGFLVKALGWPGYFLACALLALPGALLPLRMRRWELPRLADP; this is encoded by the coding sequence ATGGCCGCCCCCGCCACCGGTTCCCGGGCCCCCGTGCCCACCCTGGCCCTGATGGGCCTCCTGGGCCTGACGGCGGGCATCCCCCTCTCCCTGTGCACCGGCACCCAGCAGGCCTGGCTGGAGAGCCGGGGGGTGGACATCCGCCTCATCGGGCTCTTTTCCCTCACGGGGCTCCCCTACACCCTGAAGGTGCTCTGGTCGCCCCTCCTGGACCGGTACGCCCCCCCGGCCGGAGGCCGGCGGACCGGCTGGGCCGGCGTGGCCCTGCTGGGCTTCGCCGCCTGCACCGCCCTCCTGGCCTGGACCGACCCCCGCGCGGGCCTGGGGCCGGCGGCGGCCCTCTCCACCCTGGCCTTCTTCTGCGGCGCCAGCGCGGACATCTGCCTGGACGCATGGCGGACCGAAACCCTCCCCTTCCGGTGGCAGGGCCCGGGAACCTCCCTCCACATCACCGGCTACCGCCTGGGCATGCTCTTCGCGCAGGCCCTGGCCCTGCGCCTGTCCGACGTGGCGGACTGGCCCTGGGTGTTCCTGGCCACGGCCGCCTTCGTCCTGCCCGGCGCCCTGGGGGCCTTCACGGCCCGGGAAGCCGCCGCCCCCCCGGGCCCCGCCTCCCTCCGGGACGCGGTCCTCGGGCCCCTGGCCGCCCTCGCGGCGCGCCGGGGCGCGGGGGAGACCCTGGCCTTCATGCTGCTGTACAAGCTGGGCGACAACCTGGCCATGCTCCTCTTCATGCCCTTCCTCATGCAGCTGGGCTTCACCCGGACGGAGATCGGCCAGGCCACCCGGGACATGGGGCTCCTCGCCATGGTCGTGGGCGGCGTGCTGGGCGCCTGGCTCACCCACCGCCTCGCCCTGCGCACCTGCCTGCTCCTCTTCGGGGTGGGCCAGGCCGCCGCCATCCTCCTGTCTTACCTCCTGGCGCTCTCCGGGCGGAACCTCCCCCTCATGTGGGCGGCGACCCTGGTCGAGAACACCGTCTTCGCCATGGGCAGCGTGGCCTTCCTGGCGGCCCTGGCCGCCCTCTGCGACCGGGGCGCCGCGGCCACCCAGTTCGCGATCTTCACGAGCCTCTCCGCCCTGGCCCGGGTCTTCCTCCCCGCCCCCGCCGGGTTCCTGGTGAAGGCCCTCGGCTGGCCCGGGTACTTCCTCGCTTGCGCCCTCCTGGCCCTGCCGGGGGCCCTCCTCCCCCTCCGGATGCGGCGGTGGGAGCTGCCCCGGCTGGCGGACCCGTGA